From Piscinibacter gummiphilus:
TGATCACCCCGCATACACCGCTCGACGAAGCCGCCAAGTGCGCGCTGGTGTCGATGGATTCCACGCTCAAGTCGAATCTCTCGGTCGGCTTGCCGCTCGACCTGCTCGTCTACGAAGCCGACCGGCTGCAGAGCGACCAGATGGTCTGCATCGACGAGCACAACCCCTATTTCCACATGATCCGCAACACCTGGGGCCAGAAGCTGCGCCAGGTGTTCGAGTCGATCGAAGACCCGCACTGGGAAAGTGGCGGCACCACCGCCTACCCGCTGGTGGTGCGCTCGGGCCGATTCGAGCCCATGCGCAAGATCACCAACGCCAGCGAGAAGATGATCTGACATGGCTCGCAAGCACGCCGGCACCATCGTCTTCTCGCACGCCAACAGTTTCCCAGCCGGCACGTACCGGGTGCTCTTCGAGGCGTGGAAGAAGGCCGGCTACACAGTCCTCGCCGTCGAGAAATACGGCCACGACCCGAAGTACCCGGTGACCAACCACTGGCCGCGCCTGCGTGATCAGCTGGTGCACTTCGCCGAGGCCAAGGCCAAGGAACCGGCCTTCTTCGTCGGCCATTCCCTGGGCGGCTTTCTGAGCCTGCTCGCCGCCGCCAAGCAGCCCGACCTCGCCCGCGGCGTCGTGATGCTGGATTCGCCCGTGATCGGCGGCCTGCTCACCCCGACCATCCAGTTCGCCAAGCTCACCGGCCTGGGCATGCAGTTCTCGCCGGGTGCGATCTCTCGCCGCCGCCGCGACCACTGGCCGAACCGAGAGGCCGCACACCGGCATTTCGCGAGCAAGGATTCCTTTGCCCGCTGGGACCCGCGCGTGCTCGAGGACTACATCGCCTGCGGCATCGAGGACGCCCGCCCTCCGATGGAACCCGGCGTGACGCTCGCCTTCCGCCGCGAGGTCGAGACCGACATCTACAACACCCTGGCGCACGACATCCCCGGCTTCCTGCGCCGCCACCCATTGCGGCACCCGCTGGCTTTCATCGGTGGCACGCAATCGACCGAGGTGAAGCGCGTGGGCATGCACGCCACCGAGCGGCTGGCCAACGGCCGGGTGTCGTGGATCGAGGGCGAGCACCTCTTCCCGTTCGAGCGGCCTGACGAGACCTCGGCCGAGGTGTTGCGCTGGCTCAAGGTGCTCGCCGGGCTGCACTCGCCCGTCGAAGCCTGAGCGCGCCGCGAGCACCCGGGCGTTGACCCCCTTTGGCGCAGGGACGTGCGCCCCGGGGCCACGCCTATAATCGCGCTTTACCACCAGAGCATTTGCAGCACGCAAGTGCCACAGCAATGACCAAGTTCGTCTTTGTCACCGGCGGTGTGGTGTCCTCGCTGGGCAAGGGCATCGCGGCAGCGTCACTTGCAGCGATCCTCGAATCGCGCGGCCTCAAGGTCACGCTCATCAAGCTGGACCCTTACCTCAACGTCGACCCGGGCACCATGTCGCCCTTCCAGCACGGCGAGGTGTTCGTCACCGACGACGGCGCTGAAACCGACCTCGACCTCGGCCACTACGAGCGCTTCATCACGACGCGGATGAAGAAGTCGAACAACTTCACCACCGGCCAGATCTACAAGAGCGTGCTCGAGAAGGAGCGCCGCGGCGACTACCTCGGCAAGACGGTGCAGGTGATCCCGCACGTCACCAACGAGATCCAGGAATTCGTGAAACGCGGCGCCGGCATCGGCACCGATCATGCGGTGGATGTGGCCATCGTCGAAGTCGGCGGCACGGTGGGTGACATCGAGTCCCTGCCCTTCCTCGAAGCCGCGCGCCAGATGAGCCTGCGCATGGGCCCGAACAACGCGGCCTTCGTGCACCTGACCTACGTGCCCTGGATCGCCGCCGCCGGCGAACTCAAGACCAAGCCCACGCAGCACACCGTGCAGAAGATGCGCGAGATCGGCATCCAGCCCGATGCACTGCTGTGCCGCGCCGACCGCGCCATTCCGGCCGAAGAGCGCGAGAAGATCTCGCTCTTCACCAACGTGCCCGAGTGGGGCGTGATTTCCGTGTGGGACGCCGACACCATCTACAAGGTGCCGCGCATGCTGCATGAGCAGGGGCTCGACGGGCTCATCTGCGACAAGCTGCGCATCAA
This genomic window contains:
- a CDS encoding alpha/beta hydrolase: MARKHAGTIVFSHANSFPAGTYRVLFEAWKKAGYTVLAVEKYGHDPKYPVTNHWPRLRDQLVHFAEAKAKEPAFFVGHSLGGFLSLLAAAKQPDLARGVVMLDSPVIGGLLTPTIQFAKLTGLGMQFSPGAISRRRRDHWPNREAAHRHFASKDSFARWDPRVLEDYIACGIEDARPPMEPGVTLAFRREVETDIYNTLAHDIPGFLRRHPLRHPLAFIGGTQSTEVKRVGMHATERLANGRVSWIEGEHLFPFERPDETSAEVLRWLKVLAGLHSPVEA